A genomic segment from Chitinophagaceae bacterium encodes:
- a CDS encoding LytTR family transcriptional regulator DNA-binding domain-containing protein encodes MGIPAKILVVEDEMVIGANISLELTNMGFEVTGIVPRGEEALHHIKQNPPDIVLLDIQLKGKIDGIETAQIMQKEFNIPVIYLTANADNFNFNRAKITHPYAFISKPYKKLDLQRAIELTVLQIQAEKTPQKTNGGNEVLAYILSDYLFVRNNDKLVKVEIKDIFYIEAERNYCRIYSKDKEYLLVMTLKEMDEKLPQKHFIRVHRSFIVNLSKIDEISTSHIVIGKTAIPVSKALKEELLNRLQTL; translated from the coding sequence ATGGGTATTCCGGCAAAAATACTAGTGGTGGAAGATGAAATGGTAATTGGTGCAAATATTTCACTGGAGCTAACCAATATGGGATTTGAAGTAACAGGTATTGTACCTCGAGGAGAAGAAGCGCTGCACCATATAAAACAAAACCCACCCGATATTGTTTTGCTCGACATTCAACTTAAAGGGAAAATAGATGGCATAGAAACAGCGCAGATAATGCAAAAAGAATTTAACATACCTGTTATTTACCTTACTGCAAATGCAGATAATTTTAATTTTAACCGGGCCAAAATTACCCACCCTTATGCCTTTATTTCCAAGCCCTACAAAAAACTCGATTTACAAAGAGCCATTGAACTTACAGTGCTACAAATACAGGCCGAAAAAACCCCGCAAAAAACCAATGGCGGCAACGAAGTGCTGGCCTATATTTTAAGTGACTATCTTTTTGTGCGCAATAACGACAAGCTCGTAAAAGTAGAAATTAAAGACATATTTTATATTGAAGCCGAACGCAATTATTGCCGAATTTATTCAAAAGATAAAGAATACCTGCTGGTAATGACTTTAAAAGAAATGGATGAAAAGTTGCCGCAAAAACATTTTATAAGGGTACATCGTTCCTTTATTGTAAACCTCTCCAAAATTGACGAAATCTCCACAAGCCATATCGTTATTGGCAAAACAGCCATTCCTGTAAGTAAAGCCTTAAAGGAGGAATTGCTCAACAGGCTCCAAACTTTATAG
- a CDS encoding NAD-dependent epimerase/dehydratase family protein: protein MKKAGIIGGAGFIGSYITKEFLENGFTVKVSVTDISKQAKYQHLTELELSGNLYITEMKVENKGQLEHFVQDCDIVVHCGTPFQLEVKDPQAELFEPIVKGTENFLEVINKTLSVEKVVIVASVASYNSNFPMPPDGKSPEESFDESQEKFMSTDSHPYGQAKYMANQVVDKFIKENNSLHFEISTVSPVMVFGKSLSGREDSTSTGMQYFIQKMIAPNESIKFFYKIDAFFAIVDVKDVAKAIYKTAITKGLHGKNYLLSSETWRVSDVNRMLNLMEPLHKPLIVYQNKMAEEDLGVAFKPVKQTLFNYVI, encoded by the coding sequence ATGAAAAAAGCAGGTATTATTGGTGGGGCAGGTTTTATTGGTAGTTATATCACCAAAGAATTTTTAGAAAATGGCTTTACTGTAAAAGTTTCCGTTACCGATATTTCAAAACAGGCAAAATACCAGCACTTAACTGAACTGGAGCTTTCAGGCAACCTCTACATTACCGAAATGAAGGTGGAAAATAAAGGCCAATTGGAGCATTTTGTGCAGGATTGCGACATCGTAGTGCATTGCGGTACTCCATTTCAACTTGAAGTAAAAGACCCGCAGGCAGAATTATTTGAACCCATAGTTAAAGGCACAGAAAATTTTCTTGAAGTAATCAATAAAACCCTATCCGTAGAAAAAGTAGTAATAGTAGCTTCTGTGGCATCCTATAATTCAAATTTTCCTATGCCGCCCGATGGAAAATCACCCGAAGAATCTTTTGATGAAAGCCAAGAAAAATTTATGAGCACAGACAGTCATCCTTACGGGCAGGCAAAGTATATGGCCAACCAGGTTGTAGATAAATTCATCAAAGAAAATAATAGCCTGCATTTTGAAATTTCTACTGTTTCGCCGGTTATGGTTTTTGGAAAATCTTTATCCGGCAGGGAAGATTCTACCTCTACCGGTATGCAGTACTTTATTCAAAAAATGATTGCACCCAACGAAAGCATAAAATTCTTTTATAAAATAGATGCCTTTTTTGCTATTGTGGATGTAAAGGATGTGGCAAAAGCTATTTATAAAACAGCAATAACAAAAGGCCTGCACGGTAAAAATTATTTGCTCAGCAGTGAAACATGGCGTGTTTCGGATGTAAACCGTATGCTGAACCTTATGGAGCCGCTGCATAAACCTTTGATTGTTTACCAGAATAAAATGGCCGAAGAAGATTTAGGGGTAGCCTTTAAACCTGTTAAACAAACACTATTCAATTATGTCATTTAA
- a CDS encoding nuclear transport factor 2 family protein: MKKYYFFTILAVAGMVSAFAQKKINGNIYITHPAITVVEEFGKAFEAGDSAKMASYLTADFKFFDGTSNLNNFGEVGKAQFLSDAASFKNRFDYFKFTNFPGSYPDALEYQKDNKNSEVTVITWNSISGVHKKTGVKIDAAAHYNFTLTSDNKIKRMLEYANSKVFDEIRAGFTTRTNGTIYNHHENINTVRKSMYAFEKGDVDKALSYFADNVKFFDINWPFDSSINKAQAKADWQQFINDYEIIKIEEVGYPDYLQYEIGNGREVLSWWKYFLVRKSDKKKLTVAFHFSDSFNAEGKITSEVSYYGADFFKK, encoded by the coding sequence ATGAAAAAATATTATTTCTTTACCATACTTGCTGTAGCAGGTATGGTATCAGCCTTTGCCCAAAAAAAAATCAATGGAAACATTTACATTACCCACCCGGCTATTACAGTTGTTGAAGAGTTTGGCAAAGCCTTTGAAGCAGGAGATTCTGCAAAAATGGCCAGTTATTTAACCGCTGATTTTAAGTTTTTTGATGGCACTTCCAATCTTAACAACTTTGGAGAAGTAGGCAAAGCACAGTTTTTATCGGATGCAGCAAGTTTTAAAAACAGGTTTGACTATTTCAAATTTACCAATTTTCCAGGCAGCTATCCCGATGCATTAGAATATCAAAAAGACAATAAGAATAGTGAAGTAACAGTTATCACCTGGAATTCAATTAGTGGTGTTCATAAAAAAACCGGTGTAAAAATAGATGCTGCCGCACATTATAATTTTACCCTTACCAGCGATAATAAAATAAAAAGAATGCTGGAATATGCCAACTCAAAAGTGTTTGATGAAATAAGGGCTGGTTTTACCACCCGTACCAACGGTACCATTTACAACCACCACGAAAACATCAATACCGTTCGCAAATCAATGTATGCTTTTGAAAAAGGCGATGTGGACAAAGCCCTGAGTTATTTTGCCGACAACGTAAAATTTTTTGACATTAATTGGCCATTTGACTCAAGTATCAATAAGGCCCAGGCAAAAGCAGACTGGCAACAATTCATCAATGATTATGAAATTATAAAAATAGAAGAAGTAGGATACCCGGATTACCTGCAGTACGAAATAGGAAACGGCCGTGAGGTACTGTCCTGGTGGAAATACTTCCTGGTACGTAAATCAGATAAAAAGAAACTCACCGTTGCATTTCATTTTTCTGACAGCTTTAACGCAGAAGGTAAAATAACCAGCGAAGTTTCGTATTATGGCGCTGATTTTTTTAAGAAATAG
- a CDS encoding response regulator transcription factor: MELLIVDDNKIARTTLRQMVSQVKELTVAGECATSMEAYNFLQGKTVDLLLLDIEMPGMNGLELTHSLGSNSPVIVYTTSKKEYATQAFDLNVADYLLKPVSVPRFIQAIEKVKEILESRKEKVTMSEEEFIFIRDSNIVRRLKVDDILYAEAMGDYVKLHIGQKYFAIHCTLKAVESRLSPAKFIRVHRSYIINVGKVETIQDGALVLNGKPIPVADAYRLALNLRLNIL, encoded by the coding sequence ATGGAACTTCTGATAGTAGATGATAACAAAATTGCACGAACAACTCTTCGGCAAATGGTTTCTCAAGTGAAGGAATTAACGGTTGCGGGTGAATGTGCAACTTCAATGGAAGCCTATAATTTTTTACAGGGAAAAACCGTTGACTTACTATTGCTCGACATTGAAATGCCTGGCATGAACGGTTTAGAACTTACTCACTCACTGGGAAGCAATAGCCCGGTTATTGTATATACTACTTCAAAAAAAGAATATGCCACACAGGCATTTGACTTGAATGTTGCCGACTACCTGCTAAAACCTGTAAGCGTTCCCAGGTTTATTCAGGCAATAGAAAAGGTAAAAGAGATTTTGGAAAGCAGGAAAGAAAAAGTAACCATGAGCGAAGAAGAATTTATTTTTATACGTGACTCTAATATAGTGCGCCGCTTAAAAGTAGATGATATCCTGTATGCAGAGGCAATGGGTGATTACGTAAAACTGCATATTGGCCAAAAATATTTTGCCATTCACTGCACACTTAAAGCAGTGGAAAGCCGCCTCTCCCCTGCTAAATTTATAAGGGTACACCGCTCCTATATTATTAATGTTGGCAAAGTTGAAACAATACAGGATGGGGCATTGGTTTTAAACGGCAAACCCATTCCGGTAGCCGATGCTTACAGGTTGGCGCTTAACCTTAGGTTAAATATACTTTAA
- a CDS encoding response regulator, translating to MNRYLRYIIPVVFIIAVLLIVFLQFISNRSINRLVNGNEEMLNGFEINNTLRNLQNGVLTMESKVKGTVIRGAEINDGHIANEISSLNKMLDSLSKMPGSNLILPQLAMLRDLVNRKINTDTQILDTFRLSGKVFAENIVKSNKDKQLTDSIRFVCNQIDGLHRNKVIAAMKEADYNGLQAKTLGRIIAIIAILASLFTFTYIAFKVKEQQKLIDRLNISEKKANTAVKIKENFLSNMSHEIRTPMNAILGFTALLYKKQMDESSKEYLQAIKVSGDNLLTIINDILDLSKIESGMMRIEKAPFKIREVINTIKDMLSNKAVEKNISLQIKSDDNIPEILEGDAVKLTQILVNLVGNAIKFTSKGMVSVQLLNKGFQKHNFLLGIIVSDTGMGIEKMQQTQIFERFQQADDTITRQYGGTGLGLSIVKDLVQLQNGTINVESEIGKGSSFILSIPYTISRMQTHTTAPFTGQTGNPFIIFENKRILIAEDNEINQLLLKHLLKEWNLDYDIALNGNEAIELLTQKNFDLILMDLQMPEMDGYTATKHIREVMHLKIPIIAITAHAMAGEREKCMGFGMNEYISKPLRETELLNLILYFIGKQTTEMPNVMKRNTIPQFSFAYIQLDYLKELSQGNIAFEKEVTSQFIEALPNALSVIKSAWECNNLEAIRQQAHNFKTTISIFGLNEKLNPWLDYLEQGNLSQELFTLYFNPLHEFCSKALDEARQFYQSFS from the coding sequence ATGAACCGCTATTTAAGATATATCATACCGGTTGTTTTTATCATTGCCGTTTTACTCATTGTATTTCTCCAGTTTATTTCCAACCGAAGTATCAACCGCCTGGTAAATGGCAATGAGGAAATGCTTAATGGTTTTGAAATCAATAATACTTTACGAAACCTCCAAAACGGGGTTTTGACTATGGAGAGCAAAGTAAAAGGTACGGTAATTCGTGGAGCTGAAATTAACGATGGACATATTGCAAATGAAATTAGCAGCCTAAACAAAATGCTCGATAGTTTATCCAAAATGCCGGGCAGTAACTTAATATTGCCCCAATTAGCAATGTTAAGGGATTTAGTGAACCGCAAAATCAATACAGATACCCAAATACTCGACACTTTCCGGCTTAGCGGAAAAGTTTTTGCCGAAAATATAGTTAAATCAAATAAGGATAAACAACTTACCGATTCTATTCGTTTTGTTTGCAATCAAATAGACGGCTTACACCGTAATAAAGTTATTGCGGCTATGAAAGAAGCCGATTATAACGGGTTGCAGGCAAAAACATTGGGAAGAATTATTGCCATCATTGCCATTTTGGCTTCGCTATTCACTTTTACTTATATCGCCTTTAAAGTAAAGGAGCAGCAAAAACTTATTGACCGCTTAAACATTTCCGAAAAAAAAGCAAATACTGCTGTTAAAATTAAAGAGAACTTTCTTTCCAACATGAGCCATGAAATTCGCACCCCAATGAATGCCATTTTGGGTTTTACTGCATTGCTGTATAAAAAACAAATGGATGAAAGTTCTAAAGAATATTTACAAGCCATAAAAGTATCGGGCGATAATCTGCTCACCATCATCAATGATATACTTGACCTATCAAAAATTGAGTCAGGCATGATGCGGATAGAAAAAGCGCCTTTCAAAATACGAGAAGTAATTAATACGATTAAAGATATGCTGAGCAATAAGGCCGTTGAAAAAAATATTTCACTACAAATAAAATCAGATGACAACATACCGGAAATATTAGAAGGTGATGCAGTAAAGCTTACACAAATTTTAGTAAACCTTGTGGGTAATGCAATAAAATTCACCAGTAAAGGAATGGTAAGTGTTCAACTATTAAATAAAGGTTTTCAAAAACATAATTTCTTATTGGGTATTATTGTTTCCGATACCGGAATGGGTATTGAAAAAATGCAGCAAACTCAAATTTTTGAACGTTTTCAGCAGGCAGACGATACTATTACAAGGCAGTATGGCGGAACGGGACTTGGGCTTTCCATTGTAAAAGACCTTGTACAATTGCAAAACGGAACTATAAATGTGGAAAGTGAAATTGGCAAAGGCTCCTCTTTTATACTTAGCATCCCCTATACAATTTCCAGAATGCAAACTCATACAACTGCTCCCTTTACAGGGCAAACTGGTAACCCGTTTATCATTTTTGAGAATAAACGCATTCTTATAGCTGAGGATAATGAAATAAATCAATTGTTATTAAAACATTTACTTAAAGAATGGAACCTGGATTATGATATAGCTTTGAATGGAAATGAAGCAATTGAATTGCTCACACAAAAGAATTTTGACCTTATTTTAATGGACTTACAAATGCCCGAAATGGACGGCTACACTGCTACAAAGCATATAAGGGAAGTAATGCATTTAAAAATCCCGATTATTGCCATTACTGCCCATGCAATGGCTGGTGAAAGAGAAAAATGCATGGGTTTTGGTATGAACGAATATATTTCAAAACCTTTAAGAGAAACTGAATTATTGAACCTCATCCTGTATTTTATTGGCAAACAAACTACGGAAATGCCGAATGTTATGAAACGTAACACAATACCCCAATTTTCATTTGCTTATATCCAACTTGATTATTTAAAGGAACTGAGCCAGGGCAATATTGCATTTGAAAAAGAAGTAACCAGCCAGTTTATAGAGGCTTTACCAAATGCACTATCAGTAATAAAAAGTGCATGGGAGTGCAATAACCTGGAAGCAATAAGGCAGCAGGCACATAATTTTAAAACCACAATTTCTATTTTTGGCCTCAATGAAAAACTCAATCCCTGGTTGGACTATTTAGAGCAGGGCAATCTTTCCCAGGAACTATTTACGCTATACTTTAATCCTCTTCATGAGTTTTGCTCTAAAGCACTCGATGAAGCCAGGCAGTTTTACCAAAGCTTCAGCTAA
- a CDS encoding DUF4136 domain-containing protein, whose protein sequence is MKYNTGKSFFCILFAGLFLSGCTISSHPEKATAVNFAAYKSFAWAVAATAQIADRLDNDIIDNNIKNSVSRQLIQKGWLETSFNPDVWLDYTIAVDKGSRKETEPVYRYPHTQYFFGRRRIYSI, encoded by the coding sequence ATGAAATACAATACAGGCAAAAGTTTTTTCTGTATTTTATTTGCAGGGCTTTTTCTATCTGGATGTACCATATCCAGCCATCCAGAAAAAGCCACCGCTGTTAATTTTGCCGCTTATAAATCCTTTGCATGGGCTGTTGCTGCAACGGCACAAATAGCAGACAGGTTAGATAACGATATCATAGATAACAATATTAAAAACTCAGTAAGCCGTCAATTAATACAAAAGGGCTGGTTGGAAACATCATTCAACCCCGATGTATGGCTCGACTATACCATTGCCGTAGATAAAGGCAGCCGTAAGGAAACGGAACCGGTTTACCGATATCCACACACTCAGTATTTTTTTGGGCGGAGGAGAATTTACAGTATATAG
- a CDS encoding acyl-CoA carboxylase subunit beta, with translation MNNLEKNKNEDALKLAWSDVKQKLDKIFEGGGAKAAAKQKEKNKLTARQRIAYLCDNDKPFIELGAFAGYNMYEEYGGCPAGGTVSGIGYISGRQCMVVANDQTVKAGAWFPITGKKNLRMQEIAMENRLPVIYIVDSAGVFLPMQDEIFPDKEHFGRIFRNNAKMSAMGITQIAAVTGACVAGGAYLPIMSDETLMVEGNGSIFLAGPYLVKAAIGEDVDSETLGGAATHTEISGIADYKFKTEEECLDEVKRLVGKLGESPKAGFNKIEKLEPAVDADEIFKVMSPGNTKPYNVMDIINCIVDKESFDEFKQDYGKTIVCGYARIDGWAVGIVANQRLIVKSKKGEMQLGGVIYNDSADKSARFIMNCNQKKIPLLFLQDVTGFMVGSRSEHAGIIKDGAKMVNAVANSVVPKITIITGNSYGAGNYAMCGKAYDPRFIYAWPSAKIAVMGGEQAAKTMLQIQVAGMKAKGEEVSAEKENEILKKITEKYEKQTKPFYAAARLWVDAIIDPAQTRMMISEAIKAADNNAEIHGFKTGVFQV, from the coding sequence ATGAATAATTTAGAAAAAAACAAAAACGAAGATGCCCTAAAACTGGCATGGAGCGATGTTAAGCAAAAGCTGGATAAAATATTTGAAGGTGGTGGAGCAAAAGCAGCGGCTAAGCAAAAAGAAAAAAATAAATTAACAGCACGGCAGCGCATTGCTTATTTATGCGATAACGATAAGCCTTTTATAGAATTGGGTGCCTTTGCCGGTTATAATATGTATGAAGAATATGGCGGTTGCCCGGCAGGTGGTACAGTAAGCGGTATTGGCTATATTAGCGGCAGACAATGTATGGTAGTGGCAAACGACCAAACAGTTAAGGCAGGCGCATGGTTTCCTATTACGGGCAAAAAAAACCTTCGTATGCAGGAGATTGCCATGGAGAACAGGTTGCCGGTGATTTATATTGTGGACAGTGCAGGTGTATTTCTTCCCATGCAGGATGAAATTTTTCCCGACAAAGAACATTTTGGGCGCATTTTCCGCAACAATGCAAAAATGAGTGCAATGGGTATTACACAAATTGCAGCCGTTACCGGCGCTTGTGTAGCAGGCGGCGCTTACTTACCCATTATGAGCGATGAAACTTTGATGGTGGAAGGGAACGGCTCAATTTTTCTTGCCGGGCCATACCTCGTTAAAGCGGCTATTGGGGAAGATGTAGATTCAGAAACATTGGGTGGTGCGGCAACACATACTGAAATTTCCGGCATAGCAGATTATAAATTTAAAACTGAAGAAGAATGCCTCGATGAAGTAAAACGACTGGTGGGCAAACTAGGCGAATCACCAAAAGCAGGTTTTAATAAAATTGAAAAACTTGAGCCGGCTGTGGATGCAGATGAAATATTTAAAGTGATGTCTCCGGGAAATACCAAACCTTACAATGTAATGGACATAATTAATTGCATTGTAGATAAAGAAAGTTTTGATGAATTTAAACAGGATTATGGAAAAACGATAGTATGTGGCTATGCCCGTATAGATGGCTGGGCCGTGGGTATTGTTGCCAACCAACGGCTTATTGTAAAAAGTAAAAAAGGCGAAATGCAGTTAGGCGGTGTTATTTACAATGATAGCGCAGATAAATCGGCAAGGTTTATTATGAATTGTAACCAAAAGAAAATCCCCCTATTATTTTTACAGGATGTTACGGGTTTTATGGTAGGCAGCAGAAGCGAACATGCAGGCATTATAAAAGATGGCGCCAAAATGGTAAATGCAGTTGCCAATTCTGTGGTACCTAAAATTACCATCATTACCGGTAACTCTTATGGCGCAGGTAATTATGCCATGTGTGGCAAAGCTTATGACCCAAGGTTTATTTATGCCTGGCCTTCGGCAAAAATTGCGGTAATGGGTGGCGAGCAGGCAGCAAAAACCATGTTGCAAATTCAAGTTGCCGGTATGAAGGCAAAGGGCGAAGAAGTATCTGCCGAAAAAGAAAATGAAATTTTAAAAAAGATTACAGAAAAATACGAAAAGCAAACCAAGCCGTTTTATGCAGCTGCAAGGCTATGGGTTGATGCTATTATTGATCCTGCACAAACCCGTATGATGATTTCGGAGGCCATTAAAGCAGCCGATAATAATGCTGAAATACACGGTTTTAAAACCGGTGTTTTCCAGGTATAA
- the rnhA gene encoding ribonuclease HI yields MDHITIYTDGSSKGNPGPGGFGAILMFGKHSKEISMGYRFTTNNRMELMAVLASLEALKKNDLPLTIHSDSQYVVKAINEGWLNNWIKTGFKGGKKNKDLWVKYFQLSKKFKIKIQWVKGHADNPYNNRCDELATTAADGKHLLIDEGYENQVGN; encoded by the coding sequence ATGGACCATATTACTATTTATACAGATGGCTCTTCAAAGGGAAACCCAGGCCCTGGCGGCTTTGGGGCAATACTCATGTTTGGGAAACATTCAAAAGAAATTTCTATGGGCTACCGGTTTACAACCAATAACAGGATGGAATTGATGGCCGTACTTGCCAGCCTCGAAGCTTTGAAAAAAAATGATCTTCCTTTAACGATACACAGCGATAGCCAGTATGTTGTAAAAGCCATTAATGAAGGTTGGCTCAATAATTGGATAAAAACAGGTTTTAAGGGAGGTAAAAAAAATAAAGACCTTTGGGTAAAATATTTTCAGCTCTCCAAAAAATTCAAAATTAAAATACAATGGGTTAAAGGTCACGCCGATAATCCTTATAATAACCGTTGCGATGAATTGGCAACAACGGCCGCAGATGGCAAACACCTTTTGATAGATGAAGGTTATGAAAACCAGGTTGGGAATTAA
- a CDS encoding type IIA DNA topoisomerase subunit B, with protein sequence MAKEEKNFFDYTEENIRSLDWKEHIRLRPGMYIGKLGDGSSPDDGIYVLLKEVVDNCIDEHTMGHGKQIDVTIENKAITVRDYGRGIPLGKVVDVVSKMNTGAKYDSKAFQKSVGLNGVGTKAVNALSNYFKVTAFREGKEKTAEFSRGVLNKDHKEAKTTEGNGTLVHFIPDETIFKNYHFVQEYLDNQFWNYCYLNAGLIMNLNGKKYVSKNGLLDLLQRKTNEDELRYPIIHLKGNDIEVALSHENTYGEEYYSFVNGQFTTQGGTHLAAFREGYTKTIREFFKKDYDAADIRGSICAAIAVRVQEPVFESQTKTKLGSINVSEGGESMKNFIGNFLLKELDNYLHKNPVIAEALKKRIEQNERERKELAGIKKLANERAKKANLHNKKLRDCKFHYNDEVTGKDKGAILEKQRESTIFITEGDSASGSITKARDVNTQAVFSLRGKPLNSYGLTKKVVYENEEFNLLQHALNIEDGYEGLRYNNIVIATDADVDGMHIRLLTMTFFLQFFPDLVKNGHIYILETPLFRVRNKQETIYCYNDAQRIAAIKKLGSKPEITRFKGLGEISPDEFAAFIGPEMRKAPVIMEQGDHIQQLLEYYMGKNTPQRQEFIIQNLKVEMDLVEDGAVV encoded by the coding sequence ATGGCAAAAGAAGAAAAAAATTTCTTTGATTATACCGAAGAAAATATCCGCAGCCTCGATTGGAAGGAACATATACGCTTGCGCCCCGGGATGTATATTGGAAAGTTGGGCGACGGCAGCAGCCCCGATGATGGCATTTATGTGTTACTTAAAGAGGTTGTAGACAACTGTATTGATGAACATACCATGGGCCACGGCAAGCAAATTGATGTAACTATAGAAAATAAAGCTATTACGGTAAGGGATTATGGCCGTGGGATACCCTTAGGTAAAGTGGTAGATGTTGTAAGTAAAATGAATACAGGGGCAAAATACGACAGTAAGGCTTTTCAAAAAAGTGTGGGTCTTAACGGCGTAGGTACAAAAGCAGTAAATGCATTGAGTAATTATTTTAAAGTAACCGCTTTTAGGGAAGGCAAAGAAAAGACCGCCGAATTCAGCAGGGGCGTACTAAATAAAGACCATAAAGAAGCCAAAACTACTGAAGGCAATGGCACTTTGGTACACTTTATTCCTGACGAAACTATTTTTAAAAATTATCATTTTGTACAGGAATATTTAGACAACCAGTTTTGGAACTATTGCTACCTCAATGCAGGTTTAATAATGAACCTGAATGGTAAAAAATATGTGAGTAAAAACGGGCTGCTGGACTTGTTGCAACGAAAAACCAACGAAGATGAATTGCGTTATCCCATCATTCATTTAAAAGGAAACGATATTGAAGTGGCGTTAAGCCATGAAAATACATATGGCGAAGAATATTACAGTTTTGTAAACGGCCAGTTTACCACGCAGGGCGGAACTCACTTAGCTGCTTTTAGAGAAGGCTATACCAAAACCATAAGGGAATTTTTTAAGAAAGATTATGATGCTGCTGATATAAGAGGAAGCATATGTGCCGCTATTGCCGTAAGGGTGCAGGAGCCTGTATTTGAAAGCCAGACCAAGACAAAATTGGGCTCAATAAATGTGAGTGAAGGCGGAGAAAGTATGAAGAATTTTATAGGTAATTTTTTACTAAAAGAACTGGATAATTATCTGCATAAAAACCCGGTAATAGCAGAAGCCCTAAAAAAAAGGATAGAGCAAAATGAAAGGGAGAGAAAAGAACTGGCAGGTATAAAAAAACTGGCCAACGAAAGGGCAAAAAAAGCCAACCTGCATAATAAAAAACTAAGGGATTGCAAGTTTCATTACAATGATGAGGTTACGGGAAAAGACAAAGGAGCCATTTTAGAAAAGCAAAGGGAATCTACCATTTTTATTACAGAAGGTGACAGCGCAAGTGGCTCCATTACCAAAGCAAGGGATGTTAATACCCAGGCAGTTTTTAGTTTAAGGGGAAAACCTCTCAACAGCTATGGACTTACCAAGAAAGTGGTGTATGAAAATGAAGAATTTAATTTGCTGCAACATGCTCTTAATATTGAAGACGGATATGAAGGACTGCGTTACAACAACATTGTAATTGCAACTGATGCCGATGTGGATGGTATGCACATAAGGCTTTTAACCATGACTTTTTTTCTGCAGTTTTTTCCCGACCTGGTTAAAAACGGCCATATCTATATTTTAGAAACACCACTTTTTAGGGTAAGGAACAAGCAGGAAACCATTTACTGCTATAACGATGCACAAAGAATTGCGGCAATAAAAAAATTGGGCAGCAAGCCGGAAATAACAAGGTTTAAAGGCCTGGGCGAAATAAGCCCCGATGAGTTTGCTGCATTTATTGGCCCCGAAATGCGAAAAGCGCCGGTAATTATGGAGCAGGGCGACCATATTCAGCAATTACTTGAATATTATATGGGGAAAAACACGCCACAGCGGCAGGAGTTTATTATTCAAAACCTTAAAGTAGAAATGGATTTAGTGGAAGATGGAGCTGTGGTATAA
- a CDS encoding SDR family oxidoreductase, which yields MNLDLSGKTAIVCGSTQGLGFACAVEIALLGANVILMARNEDKLKLCLQSLDGSNGQKHDYIVADFADPQLVKAAMEQFEKKQKTVHILVNNTGGPAGGTIMAAKEEEFLQAFNAHLICNHILVQALVPGMQEANFGRIINIISTSVKQPIPGLGVSNTIRAAVANWSKTLAGELGKYGITVNNVLPGFTKTVRADYVIKKKATDTGKNEADVTKELVAEIPAGRMGMPEEFGAVVAFLCSPAAGYISGINLPVDGGRTLSL from the coding sequence ATGAATTTAGATTTAAGCGGAAAAACAGCCATTGTTTGCGGCAGTACCCAGGGGCTTGGGTTTGCCTGTGCTGTAGAAATTGCATTGCTTGGGGCAAATGTAATATTAATGGCAAGAAATGAAGATAAGCTTAAACTGTGCCTGCAAAGTTTGGATGGTTCAAATGGCCAAAAGCATGATTATATAGTTGCCGATTTTGCTGATCCGCAACTGGTAAAAGCAGCAATGGAGCAATTTGAAAAAAAGCAAAAAACGGTGCATATTTTAGTAAATAACACAGGTGGCCCGGCTGGTGGAACCATTATGGCTGCTAAGGAAGAAGAATTTTTACAGGCATTTAATGCTCATCTTATTTGTAACCATATTTTGGTTCAGGCCCTGGTTCCCGGAATGCAGGAGGCAAATTTTGGAAGAATTATAAATATTATTTCAACTTCTGTTAAACAGCCAATACCCGGCCTTGGAGTGAGTAATACCATTAGGGCAGCAGTGGCAAACTGGAGTAAAACATTGGCCGGCGAATTGGGAAAATATGGTATAACGGTAAATAATGTGTTGCCTGGTTTTACAAAAACGGTAAGGGCAGATTATGTTATTAAAAAGAAAGCAACCGATACCGGAAAAAATGAAGCAGATGTAACAAAAGAACTGGTAGCAGAAATACCTGCAGGTAGAATGGGGATGCCCGAAGAGTTTGGCGCAGTTGTTGCGTTTCTTTGCAGCCCGGCTGCAGGGTATATCAGCGGCATTAATTTACCGGTTGATGGAGGCAGGACTTTATCTTTATAA